CGACGATCCCTCCGCGATCGGCTCCGGCCCCACGGTGCCCGATCCGACGACGCTCGCCGATGCGCGCGCCATCGTCGCCAAATACAAACTCGACCTGCCGGCGTCGGTCACGCAGGCGCTGAACGATCCCGCCAACGAGTCGCCCAAGCCCGGCGATCCGAAGCTGGCGCATTCGTCCTATACACTCGCGGCGCGGCCGGCCGATGCGCTCGATGCGGCCGAGAAGGCTATCGTGGCCGCGGGCTATGAGTGCATCTCGCTCGGGGCTGACGTCGAGGGCGAGGCCCGCGAGGTGGCCGCCGCGCATGCGGCCATGGCGCACGACCTGCGCGCCCAGGGTCGGCGAGCCGTCATCGTCTCGGGCGGCGAGCTCACCGTGACCATGCGCGGCAAGGGCCGCGGCGGCCCCAACCAGGAATATGCGCTGGCGCTGGTGGCGCCTTTGACTGGAATGACCGGTGTAGCCGCGATCGCCGGCGATACAGATGGCACAGATGGAGGTGGCGGTTCTGCCGCGGACCCCGCGGGGGCCCTGGTCGATGGCGACACTGCGTCCCGTGCTAAAGCAATTGGCCTCGATCCCGCCGCGTTTCTGGCCGATAATAACTCTACTGAATTTTTCGCTCGCCTCGGCGACCTGCTCGAACCGGGCCCTACCTTCACCAACGTCAACGACTTCCGCGCGATCGTCGTCGACACGCCATGACGGTCTGCTTTACAAACACGAATCGTCCGACCCCGCCGGCACCGTGATCGCTTTGCTCTTTTCACTCACCAGATGCCGCGCTCTTCGCCTTGCCGCTGTCCTGCTGCCGGCGCTGATGGCCTTCGCTATCGCCATGGCCGAGCCCGCGCGCGCCGATTTCCGGCTCTGCAACAACACCGGCAGCCGCGTTGGCGTCGCCATCGGTTACAAGGACGCCGAAGGCTGGATCACCGAAGGCTGGTGGAACATCTCGGCGCGCAGCTGCGATACGCTTTTGCGTGGTACGCTTGTCGCGCGTTACTATTACATTTACGCGGTCGATTATGACCGCGGCGGCGAATGGTCTGGCCATGCCTTCATGTGCTCGCGCGAAAAGGAATTCACCATCCGCGGCACCGAGAATTGTCTGGCGCGCGGCTACGACCGCACTGGGTACTTCGAAGTCGATACGCAGGAGCAGCGGTCATGGACGGTCCAACTAACCGACACTGCCGAACAGCCGGTCGACCGGCCGTTGCTCCCGCGCGGAGGACCGCCGCCGCGCACACCAGGCCCGCCGCCGATGCCGCCTCAGCCGCCTGATCTCAACCGGGAAGGATTGCGCCGATGAGACGTCACCGCCGCGCCAAGATCGTGGCCACGCTCGGGCCGTCTTCATCGACCCGGGACATGATCGACGCGCTGTTCAAGGCCGGGGCCGACGTCTTTCGCATCAATATGAGCCATACGAGCCAGGAGCGCCTGCGCGAGCTGGTGGCCATGATCCGCCAGGTCGAAGAGGACAATGGCCGTCCGATCGGCATCCTCGCCGACC
The Pseudolabrys sp. FHR47 genome window above contains:
- a CDS encoding DUF1036 domain-containing protein, which translates into the protein MAFAIAMAEPARADFRLCNNTGSRVGVAIGYKDAEGWITEGWWNISARSCDTLLRGTLVARYYYIYAVDYDRGGEWSGHAFMCSREKEFTIRGTENCLARGYDRTGYFEVDTQEQRSWTVQLTDTAEQPVDRPLLPRGGPPPRTPGPPPMPPQPPDLNREGLRR
- a CDS encoding glycerate kinase; amino-acid sequence: MSDGLRPFLTGLFRAAVEAAHPSSFLPALLPTPPKGRIVLLAAGKAAGSMVETAERHYLDTLKLPTDRLAGVAVARHGYGRPTRVVTMIEAGHPVPDEAGLKGAARALELAGSAGADDVVLVLMSGGASANWIAPADGISFADKQAVTRALLRCGAHIGEINTVRKHLSRIKGGRLAAHAFPAKVITIAISDVPGDDPSAIGSGPTVPDPTTLADARAIVAKYKLDLPASVTQALNDPANESPKPGDPKLAHSSYTLAARPADALDAAEKAIVAAGYECISLGADVEGEAREVAAAHAAMAHDLRAQGRRAVIVSGGELTVTMRGKGRGGPNQEYALALVAPLTGMTGVAAIAGDTDGTDGGGGSAADPAGALVDGDTASRAKAIGLDPAAFLADNNSTEFFARLGDLLEPGPTFTNVNDFRAIVVDTP